One Lysobacter enzymogenes DNA segment encodes these proteins:
- a CDS encoding NUDIX hydrolase, translated as MPYTPIVATLGYVLSPDGRQVLMVHRNARPDDHQLGKYNGLGGKLEPDEDVLAGMRREIREEAGIECIALQLRGTISWPGFGKRGEDWLGFVFVITAFEGEPYASNPEGTLEWADLDRLHELPMWEGDREFLPLVFDRDPRPFHGVMPYREGRMVSWNFSRV; from the coding sequence ATGCCGTACACCCCCATCGTGGCCACCCTGGGCTACGTGCTCTCGCCCGACGGCCGCCAGGTCCTGATGGTCCACCGCAACGCCCGCCCCGACGACCACCAGCTCGGCAAGTACAACGGCCTGGGCGGCAAGCTCGAACCCGACGAAGACGTGCTGGCCGGCATGCGCCGCGAGATCCGCGAGGAAGCCGGGATCGAATGCATCGCGCTGCAACTGCGCGGCACCATCAGCTGGCCTGGCTTCGGCAAGCGCGGCGAGGACTGGCTGGGCTTCGTGTTCGTGATTACCGCGTTCGAAGGCGAGCCGTACGCGAGCAATCCCGAGGGCACGCTGGAATGGGCCGACCTCGACCGCCTGCACGAACTGCCGATGTGGGAAGGCGACCGCGAATTCCTGCCGCTGGTGTTCGACCGCGATCCGCGGCCGTTCCATGGGGTGATGCCCTACCGCGAGGGGCGGATGGTGTCGTGGAATTTCTCGCGGGTGTGA